The following is a genomic window from Crocinitomicaceae bacterium.
ACAAATTTTCTTTACTGTTTTTGTTGTAATTATTCTCCTCACAACCTTGGCTAAGTGTTTGCCCAATTGATCGATGGTATTAAAGATTTGCAAACGAACTCTTGTTTGAGTTGCCTACCAAATTTTCTCGGGGGGTTTAGTTCTGGACTATAAGGCGGCAGAAAAATTAAAATGATATTCTCGGGTATGATTAGTTTCTTTGCCTTATGGAAGGCTCCGTTGTCAAGCACGATTAGTTTAAGTTCTTTTGGATTCTGCTTTGATAATTCTTGAATAAAATATTGAAAGCAATCTGTATTACAATAAGGCAGTTCCAACAAAAAGCTATCTCCATTTATTGGTGAGAATGCTCCATATAGGTATGTGTTTTCGAATTTGTGTTGATAAGTACAAACGGGTTTTACCCCTTTGCTGTTAGAACCCGCCCTGTTCTTGTGAGTAGTCCAAATCGACTCTCATCCTGGCAATAAATATTAATGCTTTTATAGCATCCCAATAGTGGTTTTACTTTGTCTTTACAGATTCGTTTGAAGTTTTTTAAAAGTAGCAACCGCTTCTTTATCCTTTTAATATGACTCTTGCGGGTACTTTTAACGATGCGCCAAAGTGCCTTTTAACATAATGACGCAAGCTGTTGTAATTAACTCCTTTAATAAAATTATTTTCCACCCACGCATGTAATTGTTTGTAGCTTGAAAATGCGGCATCCTCTGAACAAAGCTTCAATTTAATTTTCTTATGCACAGACTTACTTATTATGGAGGGCTTAAATCCAATTCTACCAT
Proteins encoded in this region:
- a CDS encoding transposase, which encodes MWTTHKNRAGSNSKGVKPVCTYQHKFENTYLYGAFSPINGDSFLLELPYCNTDCFQYFIQELSKQNPKELKLIVLDNGAFHKAKKLIIPENIILIFLPPYSPELNPPRKFGRQLKQEFVCKSLIPSINWANT
- a CDS encoding helix-turn-helix domain-containing protein; this encodes MLIEIKRSDRALGKNELAELIGVNHNSIQTWRTKYQKGGISELLKDGRIGFKPSIISKSVHKKIKLKLCSEDAAFSSYKQLHAWVENNFIKGVNYNSLRHYVKRHFGASLKVPARVILKG